One Ranitomeya imitator isolate aRanImi1 chromosome 4, aRanImi1.pri, whole genome shotgun sequence genomic window, TGTGCTGTCCTCGACTAAGGAGAACTCTGAATGTTTTGACAatgactctttgtacagagtgactcCTCTTCATGACGCCACCTACGTCTACCATGGAGAGAACGTACCTCATCTTAGGGTTGATGACCACTGCTGCAGCCAACATGGGGACCAAAGCTTGTGGCCATGTCAAGAGCTGGAGAATAAATTTTCCACTAGGGCTTCTTCTAATAGCACCATTAATAAAAAGCCAAAAGTGACCCTCCAGGATGACGACCGCAGATCACGAGATACCCTTCATCCTCAGGATGCTTGCAGAAGTGGGTCACAAGAGAGACCACTCTTTAAAGACCAATGTAGAACCAGATCCAAGGAAGATGTTCGCCGTAGAAGTCTCCCCTGCCACCAGTCCAaagtcattctccattttgaagatGATGGTACCATGGAAAGAAACAAGGCACCTCCTCATGGCACATCCAAGAGGAGAAGATCATTGGACTCTCTTCACAAACATGGCTGCAAAGCCCAGTCGAAAGAGAGCCATTCTCTCCATAAGAGATCATCTCGTCCCCACAGAGACTCCTTGTACACCTCAGGTCCGGGATGTTCACCCCTTCATTTACATCACTCATGTCCATCTGCTCGAAATGCTACACCATGCACTACTAAATATGTAGTGTCATCAAATCTTTATGCTGACCTGTTCACCCATGTTCAGGATTGCTCCTTCTAAATAATCTGAACTTGGGTAATTGGGAGAGACTTGATTACATTTATTTTTAGGACAAGACCCTCTAAATTATTGAGCCCCTTTATCTATAAAGGCTTGTCACCATTTTTGATGGGTCCTGGGTAATCAATTTGGATTAGGACTTCCTAGTTTGAAAGCACTTAAACGAGTTTCCAACCCTACATCCATAATGGCATCTTAGTTGGCACCACTCATGTTTTTAAGGagtaatgacccccccccccccaaaaaaaaaaagctcttaTCTGTGTCTTGTACCCCCATTGATGTGCATTTTTTGTGAATGGGTAGTTATCATTTGGTGGAGGAACCCACTGTTTCTTGATCGCCTACCACAATTTTGAGGGCAGGAGTAAGGGAGTGCATTTCAAACTTTTTGTAGAGCATTGCGCACCATTTTTGCACATTCTGGAGCACTATGGGGTTTGGATTTGTGTTTACAGAAATTACTGATATTATAAAATTGAtgtctgtattaaaaataattaaagccATAGGCAATTCCCTAGTGTGCCTGATTCTTTGGGCCCTACTACGGAGCAGGTGTTGGTGATGAAGACCCATTGAGTGTTTATGGGTAGAACAGGATGAAGCTCATCACTACATAAGAGCATGCGTGATCACATACCAGGTCTAAGACCGGTGATATATGGTGATGAGACGGCAGATGACGGATGGGCTGGCGGCCGGGTGCTCACATACCAGCGTTCATTCATGTACTGGACCTCATTCAGTAGTTGAGTTCACTGGTGGAGGAATCCCAGTTATGCGCGGGTCACATATTTGCTTTTATATCCATAATGAGCAAATCCTCTAATTTTTACGTATCCACCCATTGCTTACTTAAAGGCACGCCAAGGCTCCATTAAGCCTCCAGATGTCAAGGCCCAaccacaataataataaaaaaaaaaatattaaaggctttggacaaattattattttttttttttaaagatctgaTAATAAAATTATTACAGGATGTTTCCCAACAATTGTCTGTAATTTGTGGGGAATCAGACAGCAAGTATTACATGACAGCCATCAGTCAGATCAACAAATGCGCTGGATCCGCCAGAGCACGGGGGTGCGCAATTCACTTTCCCTAGGGGCCACATGagtgtgactgttgtggaggccgaacctatAGGCTGAAattgttgtggaggccgaacctatAGGCTGAAATTGAGCAcaattaatctactatataattgtctaagggtcacttccatctgtcacggttattcattcgctgactggtcttgccagctgcctgtcatggctgctgcgaccaatcagcgacgggcacagtccggaagaaaatggccgctccttacttcagtaagtgcctgtcgcccgcatactcccctccggtcaccgctaacacaaggttaatgccggtggtaacacactccgttaccgccgctattaaccctgtgtgtccccaactttttactattgacgctgcctatgcggcatcaatagtaaaaaatgtaatgttaaaaaaaaaaaaaaaaaaaaaccctgctatattcaccctccgtagtcgcttgcaccggctgccatcttccgttgcaggttccggaggtaaagatggtatgggagaaggacctgccatgacgtcacggtcatgtgaccgtgacgtcatcacaggaccTGCGCTAgaaaacctgccatgacgtcacggtcatgtgaccgcgatgtcatcactggtcctgcgctcataccaaccctgggaccggaagctgccatggactacaaggctccctcagaaaggtgagtatatatttattttttaacctgtgacaaacctggctgggcaacatactacgtggatctgtgctgtatactacgtcactgggcaatatactacatggctctgtgctgtatactacgtcactgggcaatatactatgtggctgcgcaatatacgtcactaggcaatatacgagtctgggcaatacactacgtcactgggcaatgtccgggattgacatctgcaccgttgcagctacagccacaaaattttccacagtcacacgtctggaccccgagagcgtcataggctatgttgtgaggtgaaattttaaccccacgcgttccaattcaccaaacaattttgcccctatcctccctgttggaggcgaattgacagctgccagatgtgaacaagggggacttaaagagtttaaagcgtgagagcgatggcgccaaagtgtatataccgtacagttgctaaggtggggccccgacatgggatactcaccacacacggggatatgaacacacacataaaatgtgccacacactaccatgtgcttgaacacatataccaccctcagcacacatttcaccacacatacaccaacctcaccacataagtcgaaacacaaaagtcaccactcaaaactcgccacatgcaaaactaggctcacgcaaaactcacctcatggaaaactcgccacacgcaaaacttgcacacgcggtaaAAATGCCACATgcagaaaagttgcaacacatgcaaaacttgcacatactcaaaatgtaccacaaatgtaccatataggaaatccggcagctgtcagtcacatgacctgtctataatgtgtatgtgtgagctaatatatactgccagggggagggcttcctgttggcttgagatttatcaggctgccaatttagattaaaaatactgaccaaataacatgtgaacgaggtctaatacaggaggagatgacatacagcaggtatatactacatacaggaggaaatgacatacaggtataaactatatacaaaaggagatgacacaggtatatactatatacaggaggaggtgacatacaggtatatactacatacaggagatgacacaggtatatacaggaggagaggacacaggtatatactatatacaggaggagatgacatacaggtttatactatataaaagaggagatgacatacagcaggtatatacaggggagatgacatacaggcatatactatatacaggaggtgacatacaggtatatactatatataggtgagatgacacaggtatatactatatacaggaggagatgacacaggtttatactatataaaagagatgacatacagcaggtatatactatatacaggggagatgacatacaggcatatactatatacaggaggtgacatacaggtatagactatatacagaagagatcacataggtatatacaatatacaggaggagatgacatacagcaggtatatactatatacaggggagatgacctacaggtatatactatatacaggagatgacatacaggtgtatactatatataagggagatgacaaacatgtacggttatatactgagaggaaaatgtgaggtgaaaatgaggggtgtgagtgcaaaatgagaggagtgagggaaaatagtggagtgatcagaaaatgacagatatgaggtcgaaatgtcaagtgttagggggaatgagaggagtgaggggggaaaatgagaggtgtgaggtgctataactaaccacagatatttactatgcacaggcaacgccgggctcttcagctagtcttaaTATAAATTAGAATGTTAATATTGATTGTATCATTCCATATACAAAAAAATTAAGTATGCGGATATCCCTCTATATTCTGTATGAGCCCCCCACAAAATCTCTATATATGCCATGTGAGCCCCCACCTGGCCTCCAATCATACAGTGTGAGcgctctatatacactgctcaaaaaataaagggaacactctaaaatcccacatcctagatatcactgaatgaaatattccagttgtatatctttatttattacatagtggaatgtgttgagaacaataaaacctaaaaattatctatgtaaatcacaactaatatcacacagaggtctggagttggaatgatgctcaaaatcaaagtggaaaatgaagttacaggttgatccaacttcagtggaaatgcctcaatacaaggaaatgctcagtagtgtgtgtggcctccacgtgcctgtataatctccctacaacgcctgggtatgctcctgatgaggcggtggatggtctactgagggatctcctcccagacctggactaaagcatccgccaactcctggacagtctgtggtgcaacgtgatgttggtggatggtgcgagacatgatgtcccagatgtgttcaatcggattctggtctggagaacgggcgggccagaccatagcttcaatgccttcatcttgcaggaactgctgacacactccagccacatgagatctggcattgtcctgcattaggaggaacccagggccaaccgcaccagcatatggtctcacaaggcgtctgaggatctcatctcgatacctaatggcagtcaagctacctctggcgagcacatggagggctgtgcggccctccaaagacatgccaccccacaccattactgacccactgccaatctggtcatgctgaaggatgttgcaggcagcagatcgctcttcacggcgtctccagactctgtcacgtctgacacatgtgctcagtgtgaacctgctttcatctgtgaagaggacagggcgccagtggcaaatttgccaatcctggtgttctgtggcaaatgccaagcgtcctgcaaagTATTGGGCTGtgcgcacaacccccatctgtggatgttgggcactcagaccatcctcatggagtcggtttctaaccgtttgtgcatacACATGCACatgtgtggcctgctggaggttattttgcagggctctggcagtgctcctcctgttcctccttgcacaaaggctaaggtagcggtcctgctgctgggttgttgccctcctacggccccctccacgtttcctggtgtactggcctgtctcctggtagcacctccagcctctggacactacgctgacagacacagcaaacctacttgccacagctcgcattgatgtgccatcctcgatgagctgcactacctgagccacttatgtgggttgtagagtccgtctcatgcaaccacgagtgtgaaagcacaaccaacattcaaaagtgaccaaaacattatacatatacatatatattatatatatacaggtccttctcaaaaaattagcatatagtgttaaatttcattatttaccataatgtaatgattacaattaaactttcatatattatagattcattatccaccaactgaaatttgtcaggtcttttattgttttaatactgatgattttggcatacaactcctgataacccaaaaaacctgtctcaataaattagcatatcaagaaaaggttctctaaacgacctattaccctaatcttctgaatcaactaattaactctaaacacatgcaaaagatacctgaggcttttataaactccctgcctggttcattactcaaaacccccatcatgggtaagactagcgacctgacagatgtcaagaaggccatcactgacaccctcaagcaagagggtaagacccagaaagaaatttctcaacaaataggctgttcccagagtgctgtatcaaggcacctcaatggtaagtctgttggaaggaaacaatgtggcagaaaacgctgtacaacgagaagaggagaccggaccctgaggaagattgtggagaaggaccgattccagaccttggggaacctgaggaagcagtggactgagtctggtgtggaaacatccagagccaccgtgcacaggcgtgtgcaggaaatgggctacaggtgccgcattccccaggtaaagccacttttgaaccataaacagcggcagaggcgcctgacctgggctacagagaagcagcactggactgttgctaagtggtcccaagtacttttttctgatgaaagcaaattttgcatgtcattcggaaatcaaggtgccagagtctggaggaagactggggagaaggaaatgccaaaatgcctgaagtccagtgtcaagtacccacagtcagtgatggtgtggggtgccatgtcagctgctggtgttggtccactgtgtttcatcaagggcagggtcaatgcagctagctatcaggagattttggagcacttcatgcttccatcggctgaaatgctttatggagatgaagatttcatttttcagcacgacctggcacctgctcacagtgccaaaaccactggtaaatggtttactgaccatggtattactgtgctcaattggcctgccaactctcctgacctgaaccccatagagaatctgtgggatattgtgaagagaaagttgagagacgcaagacccaacactctggatgagcttaaggccgctattgaagcatcctgggcctccataacatctcagcagtgtcacaggctgattgcctccatgccacgccgcattgaagcagtcatttctgccaaaggattcccgaccaagtattgagtgcataactgatcattattatttgatggtttttttgtttgttattaaaaaacacttttatttgattggatgggtgaaatatgctaatttattgagacaggttttttgggttatcaggagttgtatgccaaaatcatcagtattaaaacaataaaagacctgacaaatttcagttggtggataatgaatctataatatatgaaagtttaattgtaatcattacattatggtaaataatgaaatttaacactatatgctaattttttgagaaggacctgtacatatatatatatatatatatattatgctgtttaagtgttccctttatttttttgagataaatataaatatatatatatatatatatatatatatatatatatcacaaaaaaacacatgctcACCCCACTCCTGTCTCTTGTGCACGGAGTCTCGGCAGCATGTGATGAAATGATGTCCTTGTACCTGCTGTCTCAGACGCTGATTTGTAGAAGATGGAGCTGACCAAGCAGAGCAATGGGGGAGCTGGCCATCGTATCAATGATTACTCATGTGTATGGGAGGGCTCGCTGCCTTCTTTTTCTATAGGGTCCTGGACAGGAGACCACTCTATATACAAAGGGCTTGTCTGAGatttggaaaaaaaacatttctgcTTTCTTCCAACACATGCTTGTGTTTAGTACTGCAGCCGCATCACCTCAATGAAGCTGTAATCCCACCTGTGACCCAAGGACAGGGATGGCGCTGTGCTGGAAGAGTTTTAATATTTAGTACGAACCTTTCATTTAAAAGGATTGTCtacccgattttttattttttttttccagaatgctgACCCATCCTTAAACTTTAAGTATCCGTGCAGCCCGGCTCTTACACCACCCTGGTATAATAAAAtccactatattattattattattatttatttctatagcaccattgattccatggtgctgtacatgagaaggggttacatacaagttacaaatatcacatacagtaaacaaactaacaatgacggactgatacagaggggcgaggaccctgcccttgcgggatggtggggaaggagacagtaggttgagggttgcaggagctctggtgttggtgaggcggtagctccggtgttggtgaggcggtagctccggtgttggtgaggcggtagctccggtgttggtgaggcggtagctcaggtgttggtgaggcggtagctccggtgttggtgaggcggtagctcaggtgttggtgaggcggtagcttcgttggtgatgaggcagcagcggggtcagtgcaggctgtaggctttcctgaagagatgggttttcaggttccgtctgaaggatccaactgtggttgatagttggacgtgttggggcagagagttccagaggatgggggatattcgggagaagtcttggaggcgattggatgaggagtgaataagtgtggaggagagaaggaggtcttgggaggaccggaggtcacgtgagggaagatatcgagagattagttcagagattcactatataataataataataataataataataatctttatttttatatagcgctaacatattccgcagcgctttacagtttgcacacattactaTATGAAAACAGTTACAGAAAAgggaaaactttaaccccttcgtgaccgccaatacgtctttttactgacctgaaatATAAGAGACAGTTCGTGGCCTTagcgtctgacggctgttgtaacctgttcagaagttatcatCATTTAGGaggtaaaaatacatattttcattcctgtcatgtcactttgcattaattcctgaaaatcacctgaagggttaataaactacctgactgcagttttcaatgtcCAGGGGTGCtgcttttaaaatggtataactttggggggtttccaatatataaggCCCCAAAAGCCACTTCAAACCTGGAGaggtccccaaaaaaaaaaaaaaatttgtaaatttacatagaaaaaaggaaaaattacaGCTACatctttaatcctcctaaaatgctaacaaaatcaaATAACAgtatacaaatggtgctgatgtatatccgacatgtggtaaatgttatttattaatgttttgctgtggtatgactatcttgattaaagagataatcattcaaagtttggaaattgcatttttttctacatttgtcaattttttttatatttttttttttataaataagcaaaacatatcggcctaaatttaccattatcataaagtacaatgtgtctcgAAAAAGCAGTCTCCAAATcaatgggatctgttgaagcgttccagagttattaccacataaaatgacactggtcagatttaaataatttggccccgtcactaaggggttaaataaattttagTAATTAACTGTGGTCATaacagaatgaaataaaaaaaaaaaatttgtgggggGGGAACTTATTtccaacacagaaaaggtgaagtAAAAGATTTAACCTGTACAAACCAATTTGGGGTAAAACTTTGTACATTTTTGTTTTGTACGGTCAAAACAAGTCTCCTGTAATTCTAAGAGAAAAGTTAGCCAAAAAGTACAAACCAAGAAGATGCACCAGCACGAAAAACTTCCAGAAACTTGACCAGACGATGGCGCTGCTCTACGCGGCTCCCGTCAGGAGTACCGGCCCTCTGATGAAATCCACGTAAAGGGCTTTTCCCATCGTCCCATATGTCGATAGTGCTAGTAAAATTAATTTATGGCTAGTGAGAGTAACACTTCTCTTTACCACTCGTTGCCtatgagaccgaccaccgctgataTTTCGTTTACTAGTGAAGCTGATCGGGATATGGAGGTAACGGCGCTCCCCAACGATCCTGTCCAGCTGTAAAATAGTGCTTACAAGCCCAATAgggaagagcttgtaagcgctgcacacTTTATGCTGTCTAGCAGCGGTGGCCGGAAAAAGAAACGACACCACAATATCTGAAGAtaattttattttcaattttttttcctttacctGCCCTACAAGCCAGAAGCTATGGGGACCTGAGAAAGATCCCTCTGCCCAGTTCATACTGGTTGTGAGAAATCCGCCTTTTTTctgccagcagggggcagtataatgtGAATTATACACTAATGTCCAACAGTCCGGCCCCATCCAATGATCGGGGTCTCCTGTGGGTGAGGACGCTGCCAGGCTACGGCTCGGTGTGACCGGTCGCTGCACAGTCCTGCCTCTCCTCTAAGGCTCAGATGGTGGCGGCAGCTCCTCCGTTTTTCGGACAAGTTCTGGTTCATCTTCTCCATTTTGAGGGGGGTGCACCAACACTTTGTCCAGGATACCAAACTCCTGAGCTTCTGTGGGACTCATGTAGCGATCTCTCTCCATGACGGACTCTGGAGGCAGGAAAAAAGGtgttatatggggggggggggcgggcagaaaaaaaaacgtcaTCTCCGACCAGCAAATCGAACGGTCAATAATGGATGCAAACTGCAGAAatacagaaaaataacaaaaaggaaTGTACAAAGCATTGCCAGGAGGTGCCACTGCGTCAAAATGAAGCCCCCAGAGACCGTATTAACCCCTTGCCTTCACAGCCAACCATGGAAGACCTTAAAATTTGACTTCTCGGGCCTAAGGGTCTGTTCACACTGTCTTTTTACAATGTTTTAAATTACTGTTTTTCAAGCAGGAAgactcttgtatttttttttttttagcattttctagtctttttatttattttttttaatctctgtgacggaagaaaaaaaaagaaagaaagtgaTTATTGCAGTGGAAACGCTGAACAATGTGAGTAGGCGTGGGGCGGAGCGTGCACTCACCGATCAGAGACAGCGGCTGACGCGTGTGCTTTGCGTAGATGTCGTTGATCTGTTTCTTGAGCTTCAGGATTTCCTCCGCCTGTATAGCGATGTCTGTGGCCTGACCCTGAGGATGATATACAGGTATCAGTACGACATTCGCTCCCGGGCCCCCAGATCTGTCACAGTCCCAGGGGAAGACTATAGGACTGCCAGCTTACAGAGGTAACAGTTACCTCTGCACTCCATCTCTATGTCTAAGAGTGCACCTCCATGTCTGTGCTTATAGGGCATGTGACTTACCCGGGCTCCTCCTGAGGGCTGGTGGATCATAATTCGGGAGTTCGGCAAAGAGTGTCTCATTCCATGGGATCCGGCTGCCAGCAGGAGGGACCCCATACTGGCTGCTTGCCCCACACACCACGTACAGATGGGGTTCAGTATATACTGCATGGTGTCGTATATTGCCAGACCGGCCGTCACCGAGCCCCCTGCAAATAGATATAAGCAAAGTATGACCGCTATATACTGAAAAACAGACCCCCAAAACTGGAGATTGGGGGGCTGCAATCTGCTTACACCAGGCAACATCACTCATAACTAGGGGCAAAAATACCCAGAGCTTCAACTTATCACAATGTGCAAAAATatatgcttgctgtcagtgaatgcaaACCGATCCTGACCTGTGACTAAATATCAGCTGCACAGTTCTC contains:
- the CLPP gene encoding ATP-dependent Clp protease proteolytic subunit, mitochondrial isoform X1, which encodes MELLIRGTRPVLKGLCALQHVRNLHRAPLRLSPLIPIVVEQTGRGERAYDIYSRLLRERIICVMGPIDDSLSSLVIAQLLFLQSESNKKPIHMYINSPGDRRSLDAWGHLHVSITAPCAPLLASHHLYRKGLGDGRSGNIRHHAVYTEPHLYVVCGASSQYGVPPAGSRIPWNETLFAELPNYDPPALRRSPGSGHRHRYTGGGNPEAQETDQRHLRKAHASAAVSDRVRHGERSLHESHRSSGVWYPGQSVGAPPSKWRR
- the CLPP gene encoding ATP-dependent Clp protease proteolytic subunit, mitochondrial isoform X2, whose product is MELLIRGTRPVLKGLCALQHVRNLHRAPLRLSPLIPIVVEQTGRGERAYDIYSRLLRERIICVMGPIDDSLSSLVIAQLLFLQSESNKKPIHMYINSPGGSVTAGLAIYDTMQYILNPICTWCVGQAASMGSLLLAAGSHGMRHSLPNSRIMIHQPSGGARGQATDIAIQAEEILKLKKQINDIYAKHTRQPLSLIESVMERDRYMSPTEAQEFGILDKVLVHPPQNGEDEPELVRKTEELPPPSEP